The sequence TTTAGCTCTAATTCTTTTAGTTATTCTAATTTACGCTCCTTTATTATACTATGCTAAATGTTCTCCCCTTAAATTTTTCTCTAAGGCAAAAGAAGCTATAATAACTGCCTTTGTTACCAGAAGTAGCAGCGGGACATTACCCATATCTATGGATGTAGCTGAAAGAAAATTAGGTGTCTCAAAGAGCATCTATTCCTTCAGTCTTCCAATTGGAGCAACAATGAATATGGATGGCACAGTAATTTATCTAAGTGTATGCGCTGTATTTATTTCAACAGCGCTAAATATTGATCTATTAAACTCTAAAATATTTGTATTAATTATTGTCTCAACATTAGCTTCAATTGGAACAGCTGGTATTCCAGGAGCCGGCCTAATAATGCTTGTTATGGTCTTAAACAGTTTAGGCCTCTCCCTAAATGACCCAAAAGTTGCATCCTTATATACAATTATATTGGGAGCAGATGCCTTAATGGATATGGGTAGAACTTGCATAAATGTTACAGGCGATCTCGTTGGAACAGTTTTTGTAGGATCTATTGAGAATGAAATAGATAGAAGTTTATGGTAAGCCAATGAAAACAGTTGGGATAATTGGTGGAATGGGGCCTTATGCTACCCTTGATTTTTTTAAAAAAATACTCGATGAGTCAAAAGTAGAAAAAGATCAAGATCACCTACATTTAATAATAGACAACTATCCACAAGTACCCGATAGAACTAAATATATCTTAGGTAATGGCCAAAATCCATACCCTTATATATTAGAATCAGCAAATAGATTAATTAATGGCAAGTGCCATCTCTTGTGTATGCCTTGTAATACTGCCCACTATTTTGTAAAAAAACTTTTAAAGGATTTAAACAAAAGTATAGAATTTATCGACATGATAGAATCAGTAAAAGAATATATTTGTAAAAATTATAAAAATATCGCTAAAATTTTAGTTCTTGGCACTGATGGACTTGTAAAATCTCACATATATAATGAATATTTTAATAATTTTCCATTAGTATATCCTAATTATGAAGAACAAAAACAAATTATGGAAATTATTTTAACAGTAAAAAAAGGGGATACTAAAAATGCAGCCAAATCTTTTATAAAATTAATAGATAAGCTAAGTGATCATAAAAATACAATATTAATAGTCGCCTGCACAGAATTGCCAATTTTACTCCCCTTCATAGATTATAAAGAAAGCATTATAGACTCAAATCTTATTCTAGCAAAAAAGGTTGTAAAATTAGCATATGAAGGATCTTAAATTAATATGTAATATTTGCGGCAGAGAATATCCATTAAGTCTCGAAATATTAAGATGTGAGTGCGGTAAGCCACTAAAATTACAATATAAACTTAACAAAAATACACATAAACTAGTAGTAGATAATAAGAAATATTCAATGTGGAGATACTCACATTACTTACCCACACAACTACTTTCTAA comes from Deferribacterota bacterium and encodes:
- a CDS encoding amino acid racemase, which encodes MKTVGIIGGMGPYATLDFFKKILDESKVEKDQDHLHLIIDNYPQVPDRTKYILGNGQNPYPYILESANRLINGKCHLLCMPCNTAHYFVKKLLKDLNKSIEFIDMIESVKEYICKNYKNIAKILVLGTDGLVKSHIYNEYFNNFPLVYPNYEEQKQIMEIILTVKKGDTKNAAKSFIKLIDKLSDHKNTILIVACTELPILLPFIDYKESIIDSNLILAKKVVKLAYEGS
- a CDS encoding cation:dicarboxylase symporter family transporter, translating into LALILLVILIYAPLLYYAKCSPLKFFSKAKEAIITAFVTRSSSGTLPISMDVAERKLGVSKSIYSFSLPIGATMNMDGTVIYLSVCAVFISTALNIDLLNSKIFVLIIVSTLASIGTAGIPGAGLIMLVMVLNSLGLSLNDPKVASLYTIILGADALMDMGRTCINVTGDLVGTVFVGSIENEIDRSLW